The following are from one region of the Desulfuromonas sp. TF genome:
- a CDS encoding protein-L-isoaspartate(D-aspartate) O-methyltransferase → MQCFRTHKLRPVLIFSMLLLGVAAWAVGADRDAAFEKARERMVRTQLQRRGISDPVTLEAMASVPRHLFVSPDLAEEAYTDGPLPIGFGQTISQPYIVAFMTETVRPVPKMKILEVGTGSGYQAAVLAETGAEVYTIEIIPELAESAAARLQRLGYVGVHVKEGDGYFGWEEHAPYDAVVVTAAAPFIPPPLLDQLKTGGRMVIPVGSPFLLQTLMLVEKGEEETISRSLMPVRFVPFRRDG, encoded by the coding sequence ATGCAATGCTTCAGAACACATAAACTCAGGCCTGTTCTGATCTTTTCGATGCTCCTCCTCGGAGTAGCCGCCTGGGCGGTTGGCGCTGACAGAGACGCCGCTTTCGAAAAGGCCCGCGAGCGCATGGTCCGCACCCAACTCCAGAGGCGCGGCATTTCCGATCCGGTCACCCTCGAGGCGATGGCCTCCGTTCCGCGCCATCTCTTCGTCTCTCCGGATCTCGCCGAAGAGGCCTACACCGACGGCCCTCTTCCCATCGGATTCGGCCAGACAATCTCCCAGCCCTATATCGTCGCTTTCATGACCGAGACGGTCCGGCCCGTGCCGAAGATGAAGATTCTGGAGGTCGGCACCGGCTCGGGCTATCAGGCGGCCGTCCTGGCCGAAACGGGGGCGGAGGTCTATACCATCGAAATCATCCCGGAACTGGCCGAAAGCGCCGCCGCCCGCCTGCAGCGGCTGGGCTATGTCGGGGTGCATGTAAAGGAGGGAGACGGCTACTTCGGATGGGAAGAGCATGCCCCCTACGATGCCGTCGTGGTCACCGCCGCGGCGCCCTTCATCCCCCCACCCCTCCTCGATCAACTAAAGACGGGAGGACGGATGGTCATCCCCGTCGGCTCCCCCTTCCTCCTCCAGACCCTGATGCTGGTGGAAAAGGGTGAGGAGGAGACCATCTCCCGCAGCCTGATGCCGGTCCGCTTCGTCCCCTTCCGGAGGGACGGGTGA
- a CDS encoding TlyA family RNA methyltransferase, which yields MKKERLDKLLVERGLVQSRERARSLILAGKVVVDDHAVDKAGTQVSSGAEIRLKGEDIPYVSRGGIKLEKGLDAFGVEVAERIAIDVGASTGGFTDCLLQRGAARVYAVDVGYGQLAWKLREDVRVVNLERTNIRHLTPDQLSERPSLAVVDASFISLEKVLPSTLALLADTSEVVALIKPQFEVGRGEVGKGGVVRDEGQHQRVVESIKSLAQELGCDVLGVTESPILGPKGNREFLIHLRKTGGP from the coding sequence ATGAAAAAAGAACGTCTTGACAAGCTGCTGGTGGAGCGTGGTCTGGTTCAGTCCCGTGAGCGGGCGAGGTCTCTCATCCTGGCCGGCAAGGTGGTGGTCGACGATCATGCCGTGGACAAAGCAGGGACCCAGGTGTCGTCCGGGGCCGAGATCCGCCTGAAGGGGGAGGATATCCCCTACGTTTCCCGGGGTGGTATCAAGCTGGAGAAGGGGCTGGACGCCTTCGGCGTCGAGGTCGCGGAGCGGATCGCTATCGACGTGGGGGCCTCGACCGGGGGATTCACCGACTGCCTTCTCCAGAGGGGAGCGGCCAGGGTTTATGCGGTCGATGTCGGCTACGGGCAGCTGGCCTGGAAGCTGCGGGAAGACGTGCGGGTGGTCAACCTGGAGCGTACCAACATCCGCCATCTGACCCCCGATCAACTCTCCGAGCGTCCGTCCCTGGCAGTTGTCGACGCCTCCTTCATTTCCCTAGAAAAGGTTCTCCCCTCCACCCTGGCGCTGCTGGCCGACACCTCCGAAGTCGTCGCCCTGATCAAGCCCCAGTTCGAGGTGGGGCGGGGGGAAGTGGGGAAGGGGGGGGTCGTTCGCGACGAAGGACAGCATCAGAGGGTAGTGGAGAGCATCAAGTCCCTGGCGCAGGAGCTCGGCTGCGACGTGCTCGGTGTGACGGAAAGCCCGATCCTCGGCCCCAAGGGGAACCGGGAGTTTCTCATCCATCTGCGCAAGACGGGAGGCCCATGA
- a CDS encoding DUF3793 family protein → MKKKPHRFAPPGTRTPLWRDIAGRFSNDRECLASFLALETAEILEGVKPGNLINVTSRRHPCDRNLYALWQAYGEELVEAGGLSVKVMRERNDSLLLFIYDSAALSRLLAENRVRTMLNRAGYWQITDLDKILAELKERIGGSSFPHEVGIFLGYPLKDVAAFMGWALIPFTCQGPWKIYGDPRRSLETAASHHECRCRMAWRVAGGDNPLDCLRRGAR, encoded by the coding sequence ATGAAGAAGAAACCTCATCGCTTTGCGCCCCCCGGAACCCGCACTCCTCTATGGAGGGATATTGCCGGGCGTTTCAGCAATGACCGCGAATGCCTGGCCTCCTTCCTGGCCCTGGAGACCGCTGAGATCCTCGAAGGGGTTAAACCGGGAAATCTAATCAACGTGACCAGCCGCCGCCATCCCTGCGACCGGAACCTCTACGCACTATGGCAGGCATATGGGGAGGAACTGGTCGAGGCCGGCGGGTTGTCGGTAAAAGTCATGCGGGAACGGAACGATTCCCTGCTCCTGTTCATCTACGATTCCGCCGCCCTCTCGCGGCTTCTTGCGGAGAATCGGGTGAGGACCATGCTGAACCGTGCCGGATACTGGCAGATCACCGACCTCGATAAAATCCTCGCGGAACTCAAGGAGCGTATCGGCGGCAGCTCCTTCCCTCACGAGGTCGGCATCTTTCTCGGCTATCCTCTCAAGGACGTCGCCGCCTTCATGGGGTGGGCGCTCATCCCCTTCACCTGCCAGGGGCCGTGGAAGATCTACGGCGACCCCCGCCGAAGCCTGGAAACGGCGGCAAGCCATCACGAATGCCGCTGCCGCATGGCCTGGAGGGTGGCCGGCGGCGACAACCCTCTCGACTGCCTGCGCCGGGGTGCCAGATAA
- a CDS encoding AbrB/MazE/SpoVT family DNA-binding domain-containing protein, whose product MEAVKVSPKFQVVIPRSVREKLNLVPGQRMQVIAYGNRIELIPEQEIGSMRGFLKGIDTTVPREDDRL is encoded by the coding sequence ATGGAAGCCGTGAAGGTATCCCCGAAATTTCAGGTCGTCATACCCCGCTCCGTACGGGAAAAACTTAATCTGGTTCCCGGCCAGCGCATGCAGGTCATCGCTTATGGCAATCGCATCGAATTGATCCCTGAGCAGGAGATCGGCTCCATGCGGGGCTTTCTCAAGGGGATCGACACGACTGTGCCCCGCGAGGACGATCGCCTGTGA